CTCGTTGACCGTGTCCTCACGGGCGAAAAAGAATGCCGGGGTGTGCGCGTAGTGGTGGGTGAAGTCCACCAGGGCCTGGCGTTCTTCGGTGATCGACATCGAGGCCAGGATCAAGTCCGTACGCTGCTCCTGCAGCGCAGGAATCAGGTCGTCCCAGGCAAAGCGCTGCAGCTCGCAGCGAGCCTGCATCTGCACGCACAGGGCGTTGGCGATGTCGACGTTGAAGCCTTTGAGGCGCCCGTTCTGGTCGATCTCCTCGAAGGGTGGGAACTGTCCTTCCATGGCAATGCGCAGCGTTTCGGCCTGGGCCGAAATCGCCATGAACATGGCAAGCAATAGACTCACAAATCGCATGGTTCACTCCTGGAAGAAAAAAGGCGCCGGGCAGGCGCCTCAAGGTCAAAGGAGCAATCGAGCAGACCTCGAATCAAAGCTGCCGAACTCCGCGCATGAGGTACGGAGGCCGGCGCCCTAGGGTCGGCCCGCAATTGGAAGTGCGGGCCGCAACATCAGAGGATGCTCAGCGGGTAGTCGACGATCACCCGGAACTCGTGCAGATCGCCTTCGCCCTGGTCGCCATTGGCGTAGTGGAAAGCCTGGCGCAGGCGTACCGAGAGATCCTTGGCTGGACCTTCCTGAACCACGTACTTGATATCGAGGTCGGTCTCGCTGTGCTTGCCATCGGCACCGTAGTAACCGACGTAGCCGCCATTCACATCGGCGTCGGTACCATCGATGTCGCTACCCTTGACGTACGTGACCTTGGTGGTCAGGCCGGGAACACCCATGCCAGCCCAGTCGTAGCCATAGCCGATACGCCAGGACTTCTCGTTGGGCGCGTTGAAGTCGGAGTACTGCATGGAGTTGGCGAGGAAAATCGAGTCGCCACCGACATAGTCGAACGGGGTGTCGCCGTTGACACGCTGGTAGGCCAGCAGGATCGAGTGCGAACCCAGGCCATAGGTGGCTGCCAGGCTGTAGGTGGTGTTGCTGATGTCACCCTGCAGGGCATCACCGGTATCGCTGGTGCGGTACAGGTTGAAGTCGAAGTTCAGGCTCTGCCCTTCGCTGATGCCCAGGGTGTAGTTCAGGTTGCCGTAGTACTGGTTCCACGTATCCTCGAAGCGCGAGGCATACAGGCCCACGGTCAGGTCGTCATTGACGGTGTACCAGCCACCGGCGAAATCGATGGTCTCGCCGATCTCACCGCTGCCGTAGTTGAGGTACAGCTCATCGTCGCTGTTGGTCGAGTTGCGGTTGTTGTAGGCGGTGAAGTGGCCCGCCTCCAGCGCCAGACCGTCGATCTCGCCACTGGTCACGTGGAAGCCCGTGGCGGTTTCCGGCAGCAGGCGGCTATGCGCGGTGGCGAATACCGGCGCCTCGGTACGCATCTCGCCGTACTTCAGCACGGTCTCGGAGATACGCAGCTTGGCGGCACCGCCGGCCTCGCCGTATTCATCCTGGGCACGCCCGTCGTCGCCGACCGGCAACAGCCCGGTACCGGTACGCCCGCGCCCGCTGTCCAGCTTGATGCCCATGTAGCCGTAGGCATCGGCGCCGAAGCCGACGGTACCCTGGGTGAAGCCCGAGGCGAACTCGGCCATCACGCCGTGCGCCCACTCCTCGCGGTAACTCTGGCTCCCCGGCTTGTTCTTGAAGTCGCGATTGAAGTAGTAGTTGCGGTTCAGCAGGCTCAGTTCGCTGTCTTCGACAAAGCCCTTGGCGTCAGCCTGGCCGGCCAGGGCCAGCTGGGTGCTGGCCGCCGCGACCGCCAGGGCGAGACAGCTGAATTTCACGAGGTTCATGCCTTACTCCATTGTTAGTGTTGTTGGCGGGCCCGAGGCCCATTGGGTTTTGCTAGGTCAGACAAAGAGTTCCGTAGTGAACACCTCTGGACGACTGCCCCGGCTGATGACCGCCTCCAGGCACAGGGTCGATTCGCCATCCGGCCAGCACACGAAGTAGCCGGCCGTCTTCGGCTGCTTGAGCTTGAACTTCCACTCGAGCTCGGCGAGTCCGCCGACATCGCGCCAGCACTGCTGCAGGTCGATCACGGAAAAGAATCCGGCCGGTGTCTGCACCCGCTCCAGCACGCGAGCCTCGGCGGCTAGCAAGTCCTGGGTGGCGATCTCGTGCTCGTGCAGCAGCTTGTCCAAGGCGAACAGCTCCAAATTGTTCAGTTGCATCGGTAACTCTCGTTTTTGCTTTTTTGCGGGCGACAGCCGCCAATCCGCCCTGCGCGGCAGGGCGAAGTCGGCGTTGCTTCAGGTGATCAGCTCGGTTTGGCGAGTCCGATCAGGCGGGCGAGGCTGTGTGCAGCCTCTTCCCGGCTGATGGTTTTCTGCGGCTGGAACAGGCCGGAGTCAGCGCTCATCCAGCCTTCACCGACCAGCAGTTCGGCGGCTTCGATCGCGGCAGGGTCGACACCGTTCAGATCCTTGAGCGAAGCGCGGCGCTCCAGGCTGGTCTTGGTGAAACCCTCGACCAGCGCCTTGCAGGCCAATGCCCATTCCGCCCGGGTGACTTCGCGCTGGCCCTCGAAACGCTCGCCGCTGGACAGCCAGCCATTGGAGACTGCCACCTCGATCTGCTCGCGCAGTGGGTGCCTGGGCTCGATATCGGCAAGTTTGGGCAGCTTGTCCAGAACCGGTTCGGCGGCCAGGGTCATCTGCAGGGCATTGGCCAGCTCGTAGCGGGTCAGCGCGCGCTTGGGTTCGAAACGGTTGTCGCTGTTGCTGGTCATCAGGCCGCGGAAGCTCACCGCGCGCACGGCGTCAGGCCAGCGACTGGCGACGGTGTCCTGGGGATCGCTGCGCGCCGGATCGTGGAGCAAGGCATCCACCGGAGCGATGTCCAGTCGCACGTTCTGCACCGTGTAGTTGGTCAGCGAGTCGTCGAAGCGGCTGTGCGCCTGGAAGCCAGTGTCCTCGCTGAACTCGAAGCGATAGCCGTAGTGATAGCCGTTGGCCGGGTTGTAACGGGTCATCAACCCGAGCTGGCGGGTAGCCGTGTTGTCGGCCAGGCCGTAAAGCACCGCGCGCGACATGGCGGATACCGCGGACATATCGGTGAGCAACTGGTTGCCCACCAGGTATTCGTTGCCGCTGGCGATTGCTTCCTTGCCCTCGGCAGGCTGCACCTTGCCGCTGGCAAGGTCGTAACGGTCGCCGCGGCCGAGCATGGCCAGGTGCACGTTCTGCAGGCGTGTACCGTACAGGCCGAACTGTTTCTGCGCCTGGCTGGCATCCATCACCGTCAGGTAGCCCTCGCCCAATACCTGCAGCTGGCCACCGGGCTGCACCCAGATTGCCGTGTTGGTATCCAGGCCGAAACCCTTGGCTGGCCGCTGGCCAACCAGATAGCTGGCCATGCGCGCCGCGCGGCCGGTGCTGGTTTCCTCGATCTGGTCGAAGTGCTGGTCGATGATGCCGGCCTGGAACAGGCCGGCACCTTTGAGCAGCGCCGTGCCGCGCTGATCGGCCTTGGCCGCCACGCCGAAGTCGAGGGTATCCATGACCACGCCGTAAGCGGTCGGCATGGTCGCCCCGAGAATGCTCGCCCCGGCGCTGGTGCCGGCGACTACACCGCCCTTGTCGAACACCTGGCGTACCGCTTTCAACGTCAACGATTCGCTGCCGTCGGCGTTGTACAGGGCGCGGGCGATGCGCGCCTGGTCGCCACCGACGAACCACACGGCGCTCGCCTCGTTCAGCGGCTTGAGCACCGCCGGGTCGTTCATGGTGCTCTGATAGTTCTGCTTGTCGATACCGACGATGCTGATCTGCGCTGCGGGTACGCCCAGGGCCTGCAGCTCGGCCTGGAAGCGTTTGCTTGAACCGAGGCTGCCGCTGGCCGTGGGCATGATGGCGATGTGCGCCCGCGCGGTGCCGCCGGCCAACTCGATGAGCTTCTGGTACACCTCGGTATTGCTGGCTCGCAGCATGCCGCCGACAGCCAGGAGGTGGCCTTCGGCCTGGGTCGGCGCGCAATGGCCGGCAAGAATCAGGGCGGCGAGCAGCGCGCCCGGCTTGGTCTGCATTCTCATTTCTTATTGCTCTTCTTCTGAGTACGGAGTGTTTGGCACACAACGAATTGACTTGTTTATTTTCATAAATAAGACAATTTGAAACGTTGTATACCAATAAAATTCCGCAATCAACCCCAGCGAGCAGGAACAAAATCGACCAAAAAGACAG
The window above is part of the Pseudomonas alcaligenes genome. Proteins encoded here:
- a CDS encoding OprD family porin, with amino-acid sequence MNLVKFSCLALAVAAASTQLALAGQADAKGFVEDSELSLLNRNYYFNRDFKNKPGSQSYREEWAHGVMAEFASGFTQGTVGFGADAYGYMGIKLDSGRGRTGTGLLPVGDDGRAQDEYGEAGGAAKLRISETVLKYGEMRTEAPVFATAHSRLLPETATGFHVTSGEIDGLALEAGHFTAYNNRNSTNSDDELYLNYGSGEIGETIDFAGGWYTVNDDLTVGLYASRFEDTWNQYYGNLNYTLGISEGQSLNFDFNLYRTSDTGDALQGDISNTTYSLAATYGLGSHSILLAYQRVNGDTPFDYVGGDSIFLANSMQYSDFNAPNEKSWRIGYGYDWAGMGVPGLTTKVTYVKGSDIDGTDADVNGGYVGYYGADGKHSETDLDIKYVVQEGPAKDLSVRLRQAFHYANGDQGEGDLHEFRVIVDYPLSIL
- a CDS encoding cyanophycinase, with the protein product MRMQTKPGALLAALILAGHCAPTQAEGHLLAVGGMLRASNTEVYQKLIELAGGTARAHIAIMPTASGSLGSSKRFQAELQALGVPAAQISIVGIDKQNYQSTMNDPAVLKPLNEASAVWFVGGDQARIARALYNADGSESLTLKAVRQVFDKGGVVAGTSAGASILGATMPTAYGVVMDTLDFGVAAKADQRGTALLKGAGLFQAGIIDQHFDQIEETSTGRAARMASYLVGQRPAKGFGLDTNTAIWVQPGGQLQVLGEGYLTVMDASQAQKQFGLYGTRLQNVHLAMLGRGDRYDLASGKVQPAEGKEAIASGNEYLVGNQLLTDMSAVSAMSRAVLYGLADNTATRQLGLMTRYNPANGYHYGYRFEFSEDTGFQAHSRFDDSLTNYTVQNVRLDIAPVDALLHDPARSDPQDTVASRWPDAVRAVSFRGLMTSNSDNRFEPKRALTRYELANALQMTLAAEPVLDKLPKLADIEPRHPLREQIEVAVSNGWLSSGERFEGQREVTRAEWALACKALVEGFTKTSLERRASLKDLNGVDPAAIEAAELLVGEGWMSADSGLFQPQKTISREEAAHSLARLIGLAKPS